DNA sequence from the Bacillales bacterium genome:
CGCACGAGCCGAAAATGAAAGGGCTTGTTGATGAAGACAAAACGGTTGTCATCGTCAACGGCGAGAAAGTGAAAGGCGCAACATACAATCCGATTTTGAAACGGATTGAGCAAATGCACTTGCTCGCCCAAGCCCAGAAAGGCGATCAGAAAGCATCCAAAGCGGACATTTACAAAAAATCAAAGCAGCAGGCGCTCGACAGCGTGATCGGGCAAACCCTCCTGTTGCAAGATGCCGACAAGAAAGGGTATCGGCCGTCCGAAGAAGAAGTGAACGACCGCGTGGAACAGTTGAAGCAGCAATACGGCGGCGAAAAGAAACTGAAGCAGACGCTCAGCGAACAAAACATGACAATGGCCGAGTTGAAGAAAAACATGGGGATGAAAATTGAGTGGGAGACTTACCTTGAGAAGGAAGTCGACGTGAACGTGACAGACAAGGAGATTCAGGCGTTTTACGAGAACTATAAAGAGAAGACGGAAAAGCCGAAGAAATTAGCGGAAATCAAGCCGCAAATCAAAAAGGAATTGGAGCGGCAAAAAAAGCAGCAGAAGATTAACGACATCGTTGATGAATTGAAGAAGAAGAGTGAAATCGAAGTGAAGATTTGACGAGAACGCAATGAGGCTGACTCACCTGTTGAGTC
Encoded proteins:
- a CDS encoding SurA N-terminal domain-containing protein, coding for MWRKGVLGLMGAVLVLALAACGGNEEGKSAKSGDDGKSTEKEAHEPKMKGLVDEDKTVVIVNGEKVKGATYNPILKRIEQMHLLAQAQKGDQKASKADIYKKSKQQALDSVIGQTLLLQDADKKGYRPSEEEVNDRVEQLKQQYGGEKKLKQTLSEQNMTMAELKKNMGMKIEWETYLEKEVDVNVTDKEIQAFYENYKEKTEKPKKLAEIKPQIKKELERQKKQQKINDIVDELKKKSEIEVKI